Proteins co-encoded in one Papaver somniferum cultivar HN1 chromosome 5, ASM357369v1, whole genome shotgun sequence genomic window:
- the LOC113282765 gene encoding uncharacterized protein LOC113282765, with translation MSWFSSLTNQFNQESDSEVEEDLSQQLHHVQLNSPSGGHDGDPDSGGGGGGVKIKENLTEIRKSIGRQLLGVASFLAPPPQSSSSSSSTATTATTTNDASSSPKSLVGGIKSDFAEISGSLKSGLSLFSSNKAVNEISRFATTLLQFPKDDGEDEVAGINQEVLEFVRIMSSRPECWTEFPLPLPHYNDFHMSGAQQLHASTVEELAPSLADLRYKLCPNFMTEDRFWMIYFIMLHPRLRESDAVLLTTPRIVEVRKVLLQNLQNKSDAAPQGSIPEVDDVEGSNMDSNNRGECGTVLQKKVLAESTYQENVDEQENVDQWLEEEDVETGTSLASLKQLGNDEDVSFSDLEDDDNDASTSPAHKAQNAQGCSPSNSNDWFQLSENSASTSPTRKAENAQDGSPSNSGDWVQLSENSDNGNASRSRAAGSTIREKDSKGEESNDWLNIDDFYADSVGNRGRR, from the exons ATGTCTTGGTTCTCATCTCTCACTAATCAATTCAATCAAGAATCAGAttcagaagtagaagaagatctCTCACAACAACTTCATCATGTACAATTAAACAGTCCTTCAGGTGGTCACGACGGTGATCCTGacagcggcggtggtggtggtggagtaaaaataaaagagaatttaACAGAGATTAGAAAATCAATAGGTCGTCAATTACTTGGTGTTGCTTCTTTTTTAGCTCCACCacctcaatcatcatcatcatcatcatcaaccgccaccaccgccaccactacgAACGATGCATCTTCATCACCTAAAAGTCTTGTTGGTGGTATTAAAAGTGATTTTGCTGAAATAAGTGGTAGTTTAAAATCTGGTTTATCTCTATTTTCTTCGAATAAAGCTGTTAATGAGATCTCTAGGTTTGCTACTACTTTACTTCAATTTCCTAAAgatgatggagaagatgaagttgCTGGAATCAATCAAGAGGTTTTGGAATTTGTGAGGATCATGTCAAGTAGACCTGAATGTTGGACTGAATTTCCCTTGCCACTCCCTCATTATAATG ATTTCCATATGTCAGGAGCCCAACAACTTCATGCATCAACTGTTGAGGAACTGGCTCCGAGTTTAGCAGATCTTCGGTATAAGCTTTGCCCGAATTTCATGACAGAAGATCGCTTTTGGATGATATACTTTATTATGTTGCATCCGCGACTAAGGGAGAGCGACGCAGTGCTATTAACAACTCCCCGA ATTGTTGAAGTAAGAAAGGTTTTATTGCAAAACCTACAAAACAAATCAGATGCAGCACCACAGGGCTCTATTCCTGaggttgatgatgttgaaggGAGCAATATGGATAGTAACAATAGAGGGGAGTGTGGCACCGTTCTGCAGAAGAAGGTTTTGGCTGAGTCGACATATCAGGAAAATGTTGATGAACAGGAAAATGTTGATCAGTGGTTAGAAGAGGAAGATGTTGAAACTGGAACTTCATTAGCTTCCCTGAAACAACTTGGAAACGACGAAGATGTTTCATTCAGTGATCTTgaggatgatgataatgatgcttCAACTTCACCAGCACATAAAGCTCAAAATGCACAGGGTTGTTCACCCAGTAATTCTAATGACTGGTTTCAATTAAGTGAAAATTCTGCTTCAACTTCACCAACCCGTAAAGCTGAAAATGCACAGGATGGTTCACCTAGTAATTCTGGTGACTGGGTTCAACTAAGTGAAAATTCTGACAATGGGAATGCTAGCAGAAGTAGAGCTGCTGGCTCAACTATTAGGGAGAAAGATTCAAAAGGTGAGGAATCAAATGACTGGTTGAATATTGATGATTTCTATGCAGATAGTGTTGGTAATCGGGGCCGGCGCTGA